The DNA sequence AACTTACTCTctatttgaaaacaaaaaaaattattcatttttcagtTTCTTTCTGCAGCAGTTTCTGGTTTTACAGCACTCCGAGTTATTGTAAATTCgtaaaattgttttcatattaatatcatattacatacactggaaaaaatttgagtagtgaacgcggattaaatctggatgactgtttatatatttaattcccTCGGAGTAAAACTCATTTCGAAGaggagttaattttaatattgaaactctGAATACGAGAGTGAATGCGGGtttgaataaaatccagatcactccaAAATCACTGCACTTTGAGTgtcggagtgaattcggattgaaATACAATTCGAAATTACTCCAAATccactttcaattttttacagtgtagatttatttgtaaaataaaaaagtagtaaaaataataaaaagcaaGAACCaaagttttgtaatttttcaacaagtCTTATAAATTACTCACCTGACATTTAttgaatgaatataaaatttttcaaatcctgctgaactttttttcattttattatttagaaacTGACATTAtagaaaaacaatttatatttttgtttttttttcaaccctcGGTAGCATATTcgaaattgttatttttctctttgaATTCGAATACAGtgcaaaatgtaaaataaattaaactgtaATCTCTACTCTTCAACAATGGTCTATACATATTTAGCAAGTGTGAGTATCGTTTGTAAGGTGCAAGACATGTAGAGTCGCTagacttataattaatataatatctTCCACTATTTCTAACAAGAGTTAAAAGCCCAAATTACAGGTTCGATTAAACGCAAGCGTATGGGAAAATATCATATGTTTCAACCCTTTATTAAACAACTTCCGCGTTGGTCATTATTAATGCAAAATTTTCCTAGCCGTGGAGCCACTTTGTCTGGTTTATTTCTGATCGAGGTGCCAGTGCAGTCTCGTTATTGACATGAAACTAACAGCGGACACAAAAAGTTACAAAGTAACACCTCAAGGCGCTGTTAATTTTATCAGAGTGACAGTATATTTAACTTGTATATCATTCCCATTGACAGAGAAAACCAAAGTGCGCATTAATTacgaaataatattatggctctcaatatttttatcaatttctcTATTCGTTCCGTTACTTGCCTCGATCATAAAATACTCAGACGATACATTTGTTGTCATGAAGTCTTTCATCCTTATGTCAGCAATCTCGAATTATGTTATCAAGGTCATTATTGTGAGAATTTATCATAAAGAACTACAGGTTtgtactttaattaatttttaaccaatttttatttttcatttaagaattggttatttaaaatattagcaACTTGGATCAGCATTAGatgagtttataaaaaaagccaATGAGAGTGAAAAGGTAATTCTGCAAAAATATGTTGATAACACCTGGAAATTTCATGGATTTATGACATGTAGTTACTATTTGACTACAACTGCTGTTATTTTGGGACCGTTAATTTTGCCGCAGAAATTTCCTACCAATGCAGTGTACCCGTTTCCGGTGGATAAtcgaattatttcaattatggTTTACTTGCATCAGTGCATTGTTGGATATCAGTGTTCGGCTGGAATGGCTTTGGATTGTCAGGCTGCTTTATTTATGTGGTATCTGAGTGTCAGATTCGAAATATTGATTTCAGAAGCAAAAAATGTGTGGAGTATTGATGAATTGCGTACCTATGTTAGGAAACATCAGAAAGTccttttgtaaaaatttattttcgcaaaaacaaactgaaaaatttcaaatatttactctGTTTCCAACGTTTAAATTTCCAGATATGCTGAAGAATTGATCCGGCCAACACGATTGATAGCTTTTGTGACGGTGGTAATGACCAAAATTGGAATGATTTTTGGTGGGATAGTTTTGATATcagtaagaaatttttacagaTTGATTGTATAATAATGCTTTTAGTGAAAATTCATATTTGGGAAATTAGGATGAACCTGTGGTAATTAAAATCCAATTTGCAATATTGGTAATCAGTAcaacgataaatatttatgtgtgCGCTTGGGCTGCAGATAATTTAAGAACTGTCgtgagcaaaaaaatattatttaatacctCTATGCCAAAttgactagaaattttttaacatcgcTACATGTTAATATCCGATTCCTAGTTGATTtgatacataataaatatatcgcGTAACTAATTTCAAAAGGGCTTAGATTTTTATACGCCTTTTTGGGTTTTGGGAACTCTCCAAGGccaaaattacataaaaaatgtaaatccTTTTGGAGTTAGTAACGCGATTTCTATGTTATATCATATTctcaataaagaaaaaaaactattgacaGTCAAGCACCGCGATGTCAAATGCAATCTTTGAGATATCATGGACGCATGGACCAAAACTGAGAAATCTCTTGCAAACTATAATCCACAGAACTCAAAAACCCGTTGTTATCAACATCCCTGGTCTTCTTGAAACCTTATCCAATGAATATTACGCTCAGGTAAAACTccttctaaaaataatagagatACATTatgactaaaaatatttttattcagtttCTCTCAACAGCATTTTCCTGCTTCGCAGCAGCACGAGTCGTCGTCAGTTCCTGAATCTGCCCAtctcttaaaatttatctccagaatatatattttatataaattcctATACCAGTATTTGCTAATGAAAAACATAGAtttagcaaaaataaattttatttaaaatattttctcgcACTATTTCTGGAAccttataaataacaattcgATTTTCCAGCCACCCTCGCACTATTTTAGTTTTCTATTGTTCATTGTTTCTACGAATGTACAGCTAAAAATAGTTAAGACCCCATCCACGGCTGTAAGTTGCGTTGTTGCTCCTTTGTTACTTCAACAGACactacaattaaaataattactgtgtAACCTGCAGCGTTGAAAGCATAAATTATGACTTACATTTTCTATGCGTATGAGAAGGTATCAGTTGCAACTTTCAACCCTTCTTTTGTGTCTTAAATATAACTTTAGTTATAAATTCATGATTTTCCGCAACTGCAAGATACCCCAGACGCCTTGCTGTCTAGTACATCGATAATAAGTAGCAACTTGCCCCCACGCACTTTGTCTTTCATTAGTCAGTTTATTATCAGTATGAAACAAGCAGCCAGCAAAGAAAAACTTGGAACTAAAGGGTTCAGTGTAACACCAGAAACGGCTATTTCCTTTACAAGACTCACTGTCTATCTTACGTGCATTTGGTCTCCATCTACATCATCGACTAAATTAACTTTCATACTTTTCGAGATATTTTTCTGGTTTtcgatttttctttctctaGGACTTTTATTTCCTCTCATAGTTtctatcattaaatttattgatgacaCATTTGTGGTAATGAAATCATTTATTCTGATATCAGGAATTGTTAACTTCGTTGTTAAAGTTATTGTCTGCAGGATTTACCGTCAGGAATTACaggtttggaattttttatttttatttaaagaaattatggtaattatttttttaacaacagGAACTGGGAACGTCTCTGAATAATTTTGTGagaaattcaaatgaaaatgaaagatTTTACTTAGAAAAATACGTCGACAAATGTTGGAAGTTCCATGGATACATGACTTGCAGCTATTATTTGACTACAAGCGCAGTTTTAATGGGACCCCTGGTACTGCCGGAAAAATTTCCCAGTGATGCTGTGTATCCCTTTCCGGTAGATCATCCGGTTGTTGCGACAATTGTCTACTTGCATCAGTGCATTGTCGGGTATCAGTGCGCAGCTGGGATGACCTTAGACTGTCAGGCTGCATTATTTATCTGGTACCTGAGCGCCAGGTTTGAAATTCTTATTTCAGAAACTGCAAATATTGCGAGTTATAAAGAAATTCAAGATTTCATTAAAACCCACCAGGATatattacagtaaatttagttaattaatttttattttagtcaaatcaaatatttttagaaacgaAATTTGTTTGCCTAATATTATAGATATGGAAAACAAGTAATTCGGCCGATTCGGTTGATTGTGCTGACAACAGTCACAATGACTAAAGTTGGAATGATTTTTGGTGCCATTGTTCTTATATCGGTAGGAATAAACTAttgattatcatttaattgtaaaattaatttttattttctaaattaggATGAACCGATTACTGTTAAAGTACAATTCGCTATACTGGTAGTCAGTGCaacagtaaatatttacgTTTGTACTTGGGCTGCCGATAACTTACTGACTGttgtaagaaaatataaatattttaaaaaatgaggtaAAATGGGTGTTTATAAGAAATAAGTCAAAAATTTCACTACACTACTTTTTTtggctaaaataaaatattctgttATATTAGctgattttttgataaaaaaaaaaatttcaactacaTCTGATATtactttaattgaaatttcatgttaccctaataaaaaattcagttccactataatttacaaactgatgtttttttttttttttttcaccaaaattCAGCAAACCTTATTTtgtctcataaaaaaaattatattatccgtaaaaaaagataattgaCAAAAATCACTTACAGTCGAGTTCTAcaatttcaaatgaaatattCCACGTATCTGGGAACCACCCATCAGCAATGAGAAAACTTTGGCTAACAGTAATCCACAGAACACTGAAGCCAATAACGATTGACGTGCCGGGCTTTCTGGAGACTCTATCAAATGAATTCTActcaaatgtaatttttctaccTAAATTacctttatattataaaaagaaaaaatgtacTTATATACTTCTCAGAACAGTACTAATTAAAACTATTTCCAGTTTCTTTCCACGGCGTTTTCATATTTTGCAGCAATGCACGCTGTAGTTAATTCATAGACTCCCCAATAAAATATTCCACTTAACGTCTTTTTCTATAATGACCAGCAATTATAAAACTACTTACGTATTCCTTTGATATATTTCTGATAACTGATAGCCCATTTATAATAACGACGGATGAGTCAATCAATtagcataaataataaatttctccAGACTAACGAACATTAATTACAGCTCACTATAGACGAGTACGATTTGCGGGAtccaatttaataaaagttaattacacgtctataatttaactttgatACTTTGATGTATTATATTGTGAACAGTTTAGGGAAGAACAAAGCTTTGTTACGTATTGTAAGCTAGTTGAGTTTATTATTGgcgtatttttataaataaaaataaaaatgtacatTGAACCTGCAACAGTGATTCGCATCTTGATGATATTCGGAAAATTGACCTCAACTTGGCCACCAGACcctaattcaaataaattttcaaagctgGCCAAAGAATTTCTGTggactatttttttcctcaatgTCATTGGACTTCTGGTCCCACTTTTTCTAGGCGCTTATTATAATAGAcgtgaaattattttgatgatGAAATCCTTGTCCGAATTAACTGCACTGGGAgatgtttttttcaatttactacTTTGTAGAATTCAGCGCCGTCAATTATTTGTAAGTTATACTTtaagtgatatttttttttttttttaaataacgtaatttttcatcatagGTTTTGTTAAAAGAAATAGCTGactatataaaaacaataaaagaaaatgaaaaagttgtaTTTCGTAAATATGTGAGCCGTTACTTTCCATTTTGTACTTTTGTGGGGCTTTCGTATTTTCAAACAGCCATAGCCTTTTCATGTGGGCCACTTTTTATGAAGCAAATACTACCAGCAGACACTTGGTACCCTTTTGGAATAAAACCTTTCACAACACGacactatattatatatattcagcaAATTTTGGCTATTTTGCAAACGGGAATGGGCATTACCGTTGATTTTATGGTCGCCCTGCTACTGAGTTACTCTTCAACGAAATTAGAATTACTCTCAAACAAATTGCAAGATGTAACAAATAATGAAGAGCTCAAAATTTGCATATACGAGCACCAAAATTGCATACGGTAAGAAACTTTGATGgtcaagaaattaatttttgtcagaAATCCCGAGttatgtagaaaaatttacagaTTTGTAAGACAACTTTGCCATtctgtaaaatttatcattttgaaaagTAACGCGACCATGGCTATGGCTGTAATTTTTGGGGCGATCCCGCTTATTTATGCAAGTATAATgaccaaataattataaataataaaaattttattaaaatgatcatttttaggaatttttaatttttgtttctcgAAATAGCGTCAACCTCTTCCAGTATTATCacagtttattttaatggTATTTGGCGGATGTATGAGACTGTACATAAGTGCTTGGCCGGCTGACGATCTGCGTGAGATGGTCagtaaccaaaaaaaatttttctaattaattgtaatgatCTAAATACTTTTTCAAGAGTGAGAAAGTCGCCTGGTCCGTCTATGAGTCTTCGTGGATTggaaattcgaaaaaattgcaaCAGTCGACGGCAATTATCATCCGTCGAGCTCAAAAGCCTCTCGTCATATCAATTGTCGGGATTCTTCCTGCTCTTACTCTTCAATTTTATGCCACCGTAagatttaaatacaaattctttttttttttttttttttttttttttcaatatttagaaaatgataattttttattttgcagtTTTTATCAACTACTCTTTCATACTTCATGACCCTCCGTGCAGTGTTGGGAGAATAACTATATATTGAACGtgagaaaatattcaaatgtcttaaaaaaattattttatttattatcaataaggaatatatatttatttataactagattaaatattttatttataaaataaacttcataTATCAACTTGAatttcttcctcttcttcatttatttctgatttttcagtctgactatttttagataaattttctgaatcctgattttttaattttgacgataaatttttttgtactaaaTCCGATCCACCTGGTATTATATTTTCACTTTCTTTAGTATGTCGCCATTTCATTCTTCGATTTTGAAACCATACTTTAAcctgaaaaacaaattttcatatgaaaaatcaaaagtttgataatttcaagtttttttcccAACAGAAAACTTACTTGGGCATCAGTAAGTCCTAAAGTAGCCGCTAATTGCCGTCTATCAGGTTTAGTAATATATTTCTGTAAGGAAAATCTTTTCTCTAGACCTTTTCGTTGCAGCGCACTGAAAACAGCTCTCGACCACGATCTTTTTCTACGTGTACCACTTTCACTGTTAGTTGTCGTCGTTGTAGATGAAATTGGCactaaaacaaataaaaatacactCAACTAATCCTTATCtatgtaaacaaaaaaatatctcaaataattcaaattttttaaaatgaaacaatTTCGCAATTTCTGGTCGCGATTTCTCAAGacataaaagtaaaacaaaGTATGCACTACATGCCGTGAAGATTTCGTCGAGTACGTCTGTACTTGGATGTGATTTACAATCTCAAAGTATACAACATGTGTCGTGATCTAAACATGCTCCCCATGTTTTATTACCCGCAGACGTATTTTActaattgtataaattatttaaatttattatcacttgTTTACGTCTTGCggttgtataaaaatttatttattttcactggcattagatattttttttataattatttaattgtagcttgaatggatttttttgacaaatcaTCGGCTAAGGTATAAAAGACTGTTTACACAGCGGGGTAAGTCATGCGAGGCACTTAGGATATTGTTTAAACATAGACAGGAAACGCGAGAATACACTAAagtctaaatattatggtctCTATTTGTTATAGATATTCAGGGAAACAAGACTGCTGTCCATATGCTCCGATTCATGATGTAACATTACACTTGacattattattctttttaataGCTTAATTGTAATTCACTATTTACTTATGAAAAAACttgtgttgattttaaattcaatgcgatttttttttcctacttttgaaatttgaatgttttattctgatataatttaaaaaaaatagattacaattttttttattgctacaaaatattataactattatttaaaaataattttgcaggtgattaaaaaaaaataaagcgcagaattataaaaaaataatagggtaATTACCTCGTGGAATTGGCCTGAGAGGAGACGGCCGgcaaatattttgatatttttcaattacacTAGTATAATTGGGAGTACAAATCACCGGTGACGTTTCTGAGCgcgtaaaattacaaattgtCATACACTTGCCACAGCCACCAATGCACGGACACTCATGACCCGAATAACCGAACAACTTAATAGTAACTTTTGGCAAAGGTTTGTTACAAAAATCCTTGGATAAAATTCTGTCCACCCCAAACTTGAGTTTCGGTGAGTCCGCAATGTGAGTACTGTactccattttattttcacttgtaaatttaattttcaattaaataaattaacattgtaATCCGATGGTAAAGAATTAAGTATTTACCAAATGGAGGAATAAATTAATCTGATGGACCGAAGAAATTCGAGTTTAAGTTTACGTTAAACAAAAATCATCATTTAGTAGCAGACAGTGTAGTGAGATCCCGGTGATTTGCCACTAAAACTAAACGGAGGCGTggcttattttaaaataaaatttcgtgGGCACCAAGATGATGATCATCCGGAAgctgagaaaataaatattggttATATACATTAAACAATCTTAAGTAGATTATACTGCTGCCTCTATTTGTTTACTTAATCCTCATACccaatcatatatataatatatctcgataaattttattcataaataaaatataataaatgctTTAGATTAATGgagaataaacaatttattaaataaattattaacaaatatataattaaatgaatttttataaaataaagtgagtaaattattataaaattaatcctTGGACGCCATATGGTTATCTTCAGATCCACCGGCGATGTATACAGACacttaaatgtttatttgagaaaGCGTATACGGTGCTTTATACCACCTACATCTCGAGAATATTCTCCGTAGTTTGTGTACTTATTCATCGTAGTTTATCTATTCTCACACACATACGCACacagataattattacatacgggtcttatttgattttatttgatttcaaaACGCTTACAGttaatgataaagaaaatttcaattgccAGCTGATATTGACAGCATCagccaataaataataaccaattttatttccatttattgTAGGAAGCGTACTCGCGAGAAAGCATTATCATCCCACGGTAGAGTCTGTCGGTATCATATTCATTTTCTGCTGGGTctattgtaaatatatgacGTTTTGGTCTCGTATATTTTTGCAAgttctgaaaaattataaaaaattattatcttattaaaaataaataaattcaattgtataaaaatatttactgataaaaCGATGACATTTCCTTGAGAagcttgattttttttcagagaagTGATGACGAGGGTGAGAAGGTAACCGCCGAAAGCAAGAAATGATAGAGTTGTCAGtgtaaattgaaatatttttgaaattttagtgtcTTCTCCTTTTTCCTCCCACCAGTCACCATGTCTACGTAATGATTTgttgccaattttttttaggggCAATTTTATTGGTAAAGTTCTTCCTTGTAGACCTtctccttcttcttcttcttctacttcttcatcatcttcttcttcttctacgGCATCGCttcctaaatttatttaacaacaataagtacctaaaataattaaatcaaaaaaattacgaaccagtttcaataaaattgttctTTATCTTCAGTAATTGTTCCATCGGAAGTTCACTGAGACTTTGCACTTCTTGAGGATACAGCTCCAAATACCCAGAAGGTAAAAAACTTATCaaagtgaaaatatatattaaatatatataattattttttgataataaaatcatgACTGTGTTGGCTGACGACGAATTATTCAATGAGACTTAAAGTGCGAATACTGAATTTGCTGAGCGAGTCTTAGTTTTAGTCTAGGTCTCCGTATTTCTGGTTGAGCAACAATGCGAAGCGCGTGACAtcttttgatttaaatactTGCTGgaaataagtttattaattatgacacCGTTATGTGGACAGATTGTTCATAACAGTTTGAGACATCACACGAAATGTCTGTGctctttaaaatattcattttggTCAGTTTGGTTTCACTTACAAGCGGCGAAGaaggtaataataattgtatatacCACAAATAACTATCAGCTTTtgatttgagttattaatataatttgagcaggtttttttgataaattgaaaaatggaCTTGCGAGCATGAGGGGTTACTTGGAAACGGTTAAAGAAGTCGCGGAGTTAGTATCCAAGAGTTTAAAACAACAGAGCGATCGCAAAAAGGGTGATGAGAGCACTCAAAGTGATGGAGGAAATCAGAACTTTAACTCTGGAAACTTGGCGTCTGCGTTCTTTCGACTTCTTGGTTTAGACTCACCCAAAATAGCCGCGATAACTGTCAACTCTGCCATATTTCTTGCACAAGTGGTAAATATgcttattgttataaatttttataaataatgaccgaaaaaaaattttgtttttttttttttttttaattagatcgcatcattttttgaaatgaaatcatcGAGAGATGAATCAGATGatgaaattgaatttgatCCTTTCAAATATATTGTTGAATCTAGAGATGacaaggtaatttatttattaaggatGTTATATTCATTAGAAAATTGATACTTGTCATTGATTTTGGTTTTGAATCTGAAGCtcaaacttttcaaaaaagcCAACGAGTAATGactgaaaaaagttattctgTCGATAAATAGTTCTGTTTATGAGTGAAATATATTacagattaaatatttactacaaCAAGCCCAAAATCCCGAACTGCCGCGTCAACTGATTGACCAACTAGACGGCATGGATTTGTCATGCGTAAAACTTTTGATGTGCAAAATATCGCCGTTTATTTTGAAGGCCCAAAACTCTTTGAAGAGCGACAAGAAAAGTAGTTCCCGTCGGTCAGAATTCATTTCCTGGCTGCCGACTCAACAAGTATTTGAAGAAAACTCCGAAACTTGTGAACGACAACACGAAGACTGCAAAGTTTTTCCTGAagagttttgatttttttgtaaatgtaaataaataactatttaagTACTatggaattatatatttaatatatttgaaaagattatttttttcaggtgAGTGAAAGATAtcacaaatgaaaaatacaataaGGAAGCACAATAACGAggtactttttaatttttgtcgtgggattataatttaattaacaattattcatTAGTTTAAGGTGTTTTTTGAtcgtattttaaataatcctaCATATCTGGTAGATTCTTTatcacattaattaattttataatttcaaagattcaaaaattctaaGGAAATTATGTCAATgagtagatatatatatatatatatataattaataacctTATTAAGATCCCGTATACATTTGATGCATAGTACTGCATATTTACTTTGGcattgatgaataaaaaatgtaatatatatataatatatatatatgtaaaatgataaaacaaaTGATCAACTAtaatttgtcataaaaattactttctcCTTCCTGTACAATATCAATCGTTAATCAGTCAACTATTTAcagcgaaataaatttacaaggacaaagaaaaagttatctaaaatatataaattgattaattattaagagttattaatttataataataatcaattcttGTCTCTACTATGTCAGTATTAGTATCAGTGtcaatatcaatatcaatatttgattcgttaaaaaatttaaactcataGAGTTGCTTGTCCAGTGCTGATCAAATCCGTGGTCTCAACTCGCGCTTGTCTCAACCAATCGCGCATATTTCGCGTTCGCTCGATCAAATTCGAGCCGCGTTCCACGGTTCCAACACTCGTTGTGAATCCACTGTTTGGTCCATATTGAGCAATTATATTTTGCGTTGTCGTCGGCGGATGGGCCGTCAGTTGTGACAAAATATTTGATTGAATGTTCGGAGTTCCAAAAcctgcttttaaattttattttagataaaaataagttcattttttataaatatcaagttATGATACCTTGAATATTATTTGACTGGGTGGTCAAATGTTGAAATGGAAACCATCTGGTGTCGGGGCCATCTAAATTTGGTGGAGGCGGTACATTATTACCGCGACGTTTGTTTAATACGTTCCAAATTTCACGTATTTcggaattcaaattttctaaactcGCTATTATTTCTGTCGACTCTTGATAGTAATCTGGtttatctaaaataatatatatttatatgtgttTGTTGACCTGGAAGCAATTGATgagatttataataattagcgTACCCAAATCAGTTGAAGAAAACCCGCTACTGGCACTAGAAATATCACTCAAAGTCAATTCATCACTTTTAATTGGACTGatatcattttcatttttcttggCATTCGCGACCCGCTCTAATGACTGCTCGAGATGCTTCAGATGAATAACCTTTTCACCGAGCAAGCTCTTGGTACGGTGTAGACTGACCTCCATATCTGAAAGCTCTCGTTCCTCCTACAAACACTTAAATTAGCTAgagaaaacaaaaactaagAGCAAGAGAAAAACTACAaacaagattaaaaaaaaatttacttgaacaAGTTGCTCCAAAGTAGCTCGAGCACTTCGTTCTTTCCAGGCTTTCTGTACGCCCTGGAATATGTTTTTCTGTGCTCTCAAAGTTTCGCGTGCTCGTTTTACAGAGTCTCGTTCCACATGGATTCGATGTCTAAAAAACTCTAACTCTGATGAGGCATTCACTGGCActgtaaatattcatttataaaaatattattattatttaattccagGGAATTAAATTCACACGTGGACTATACCTTTATCTTGAAAAGGGTATCTCAACGTATAAGCATTTTCATTAGTAGGTAATTGATCACCTAGGTCTTCCAATTTCTCCAACTGCTTTCGAATATTTTCCACCGGATTATCCgcaatattgttattattatgagtGATTTTTGAACCAGGCGACTTCTTGCTGTGGCTCTTTTTCTTCTGTAAAATATTCGAGTTCATGGTTTCACTGGCCGTCGTGGTGTCGTCAGACTCAAATTTTCCGCTCCGCGAGTCTCGGGAGTCGGCGCGGCTGAACCTTTGAAACCCTAAGGACTGCTGGCTCTCGGAGTTGTCGGCGATGTTCTGATTGTGGACCTCTGGTTTTGAACTCGAGCTTACATTTTTCGATGATGTTCTAGTAATACGAATTTAAGGCCTATAGCCAAATATTAAGGCGAATTACATGAAGGT is a window from the Microplitis demolitor isolate Queensland-Clemson2020A chromosome 4, iyMicDemo2.1a, whole genome shotgun sequence genome containing:
- the LOC103578802 gene encoding uncharacterized protein LOC103578802 — encoded protein: MKLTADTKSYKVTPQGAVNFIRVTVYLTCISFPLTEKTKVRINYEIILWLSIFLSISLFVPLLASIIKYSDDTFVVMKSFILMSAISNYVIKVIIVRIYHKELQQLGSALDEFIKKANESEKVILQKYVDNTWKFHGFMTCSYYLTTTAVILGPLILPQKFPTNAVYPFPVDNRIISIMVYLHQCIVGYQCSAGMALDCQAALFMWYLSVRFEILISEAKNVWSIDELRTYVRKHQKVLLYAEELIRPTRLIAFVTVVMTKIGMIFGGIVLISDEPVVIKIQFAILVISTTINIYVCAWAADNLRTVSSTAMSNAIFEISWTHGPKLRNLLQTIIHRTQKPVVINIPGLLETLSNEYYAQFLSTAFSCFAAARVVVSS
- the LOC103578803 gene encoding uncharacterized protein LOC103578803, which produces MKQAASKEKLGTKGFSVTPETAISFTRLTVYLTCIWSPSTSSTKLTFILFEIFFWFSIFLSLGLLFPLIVSIIKFIDDTFVVMKSFILISGIVNFVVKVIVCRIYRQELQELGTSLNNFVRNSNENERFYLEKYVDKCWKFHGYMTCSYYLTTSAVLMGPLVLPEKFPSDAVYPFPVDHPVVATIVYLHQCIVGYQCAAGMTLDCQAALFIWYLSARFEILISETANIASYKEIQDFIKTHQDILQYGKQVIRPIRLIVLTTVTMTKVGMIFGAIVLISDEPITVKVQFAILVVSATVNIYVCTWAADNLLTVSSSTISNEIFHVSGNHPSAMRKLWLTVIHRTLKPITIDVPGFLETLSNEFYSNFLSTAFSYFAAMHAVVNS
- the LOC106694134 gene encoding odorant receptor 49b-like; this encodes MIFGKLTSTWPPDPNSNKFSKLAKEFLWTIFFLNVIGLLVPLFLGAYYNRREIILMMKSLSELTALGDVFFNLLLCRIQRRQLFVLLKEIADYIKTIKENEKVVFRKYVSRYFPFCTFVGLSYFQTAIAFSCGPLFMKQILPADTWYPFGIKPFTTRHYIIYIQQILAILQTGMGITVDFMVALLLSYSSTKLELLSNKLQDVTNNEELKICIYEHQNCIRFVRQLCHSVKFIILKSNATMAMAVIFGAIPLIYRQPLPVLSQFILMVFGGCMRLYISAWPADDLREMSEKVAWSVYESSWIGNSKKLQQSTAIIIRRAQKPLVISIVGILPALTLQFYATFLSTTLSYFMTLRAVLGE
- the LOC103578805 gene encoding H2.0-like homeobox protein; amino-acid sequence: MEYSTHIADSPKLKFGVDRILSKDFCNKPLPKVTIKLFGYSGHECPCIGGCGKCMTICNFTRSETSPVICTPNYTSVIEKYQNICRPSPLRPIPRVPISSTTTTTNSESGTRRKRSWSRAVFSALQRKGLEKRFSLQKYITKPDRRQLAATLGLTDAQVKVWFQNRRMKWRHTKESENIIPGGSDLVQKNLSSKLKNQDSENLSKNSQTEKSEINEEEEEIQVDI
- the LOC128667553 gene encoding uncharacterized protein LOC128667553, with amino-acid sequence MAELTVIAAILGESKPRSRKNADAKFPELNFLPSGYLELYPQEVQSLSELPMEQLLKIKNNFIETEEDDEEVEEEEEGEGLQGRTLPIKLPLKKIGNKSLRRHGDWWEEKGEDTKISKIFQFTLTTLSFLAFGGYLLTLVITSLKKNQASQGNVIVLSNLQKYTRPKRHIFTIDPAENEYDTDRLYRGMIMLSREYASYNKWK